CATCGAACGGCGCGTGCCCGGCGGCGCCATGCCCGGGGTCTTCGTGTGGCCGTTCTTGGCGCCGTTCTTGTACCACGGCTGGTTCGAGCCTTTGGCCGAAGCAAGCTCGCCCGGTTTGAAGGGAAACTTGAACGCCGGGATTTCGGCTTTGGTGTCGCTGGTATCGGCCAGTTCAGCCGAGACATCGCTCACAGCGTCGTCAACCGGCGGCAGGGTCGGGGAAGTCATAAAAGCTCCGGAAAGCAAAAAGTCGGGCCCGATCAGTGAGCCGCGAAGGCGCGCAGTATACCTGTGCGCCATGGCTCGGCACCTGAAGATTTGCAGCGCACGCCGAACGGCTTGCAGAGCAGTAAATCCTTTTCTGGGAACGACCGACCCCTTTTTGGGACTGTTTAACAACACTGACCGGTAGAGATGTGCTGCCCAATCAACGCCTTCGCGAGCAGGCTCACTCCTATAGTTGGATCGTATGCAATCTGCAAGACCTTGGTCGGCTGTCAGGCCGCCATCGCTGGCAAGCCAGCTCCCACAAAATCAAGATCAAAAGATCGTCCGATCGCGGCCCGAGCCTTCGGCAGCTCCTACACAAAGCCCGCGGCGCAGCCGCCCCACTCAAAACAATGAGCGCAAGCTCGAGTACCGCTCTTGATCTTGATCTTGATCCACGGGCGACTTCGGAAGGCTGAGTGGAGGGATTGATCCGGGGGTGGGAGCGCAGCGACCGTTTGGCGCAGCCGAACACAGCGAGAGGAGGTGCAGCGAAGCAAACCGGAGGCGCTGCCCCCCGGATCGATCCCGCAGCGAAGGAACCCCGAGCCCCGGCGAGCGGGCCGAACGTAGGAGCAAGCCTTTTTGGTTACTTTTGAGGCGTTTGTCAAAAGTGACCCGCCGTAAGGGCGGAACCGTAATCAGCCACACCCGCAGCAACGGATATACACACAGAGAAAACTGACAGCGCTGACAGCCAGCCGTCACCCTCCCGACCCCGAAACAAGTTTATAACTAGCCAACCTGCCCAAACTCCAAACTCCGGCGCCCACCCCGCATGCGAATCCAAAAGAACAAAGCCCTGCTCGCCACCCTATTGATCGTCCTCGCAGGCGCAGGTCTGTGGTACGCCGTGAAACCCGCCCCAACCAAACTCGCCACTCCCACCGCCATCCCCGTGCGAGTGATCGCGGTCAGCGAAAAAGACGTCCCCCGCTACACCAGCGGCATCGGCTCTGTACTGTCATTACACAGCGTCGTAGTGCGCCCACAAATAGACGGCATCCTCACCAAAATCCTCGTCAAAGAAGGCCAACTGGTCAAAGCCGGAGACCTGCTGGCCACCATCGACGACCGCTCCATCCGCGCCAGCCTCGACCAGGCCCGCGCCCAATTGGGTGAAAGCCAGGCTCAACTGCAAGTCGCTTTGGTCAATCTCAAGCGCTATAAATTGCTCAGCGTCGACGACGGCGTTTCGAAACAGACCTACGACCAGCAACAAGCCCTGGTCAATCAACTGAAAGCCACCGCCCAAGGCAACCAAGCCTCGATTGATGCAGCACAGGTGCAACTGTCCTACACGCAGATTCGCTCGCCGGTCACCGGCCGCGTCGGCATTCGTACAGTCGATGAAGGCAACTTCCTGCGCATGACCGACACCGCCGGCCTGTTCACCGTCACCCAGATCGACCCGATTGCCGTTGAATTCTCCCTCCCGCAGCATATGCTGCCGACCCTGCAAAGCTTGGTCAGCGACCCACAACGCGCGCCCGTCAAGGCTTACATCGGCGCCGACAGCGATGGCGAAAACGCCAACCTGCTCGGCGAAGGTCATCTGACCCTGATCGATAATCAGATCAACGCCAACACCGGCACCATCCGCGCCAAGGCCGAATTCGACAACGCCAGCCAGAAGCTCTGGCCCGGCCTGCTGGTCACGGTAAAAATTCAGACGGCCCTCGACAAAGATGCGCTGGTCGTCCCGCCTACCGTCGTACAGCGCGGCCTTGACCAACACTTCGTCTATCGGGTGAATGGCGACAAGGTTGAAGCGGTGCAAGTGCAGATGATTTTTCAGGGCAGCGGCCAGGACATCATCAAAGGCGTGAAGGCCGGTGATGTGCTGGTGACTGACGGCCAGTCGCGGCTCAAGCCCGGTTCAACCGTGCAAGTCATGACGGAGCCGGCGCAGGTGGTGCAAGCGGAGCCGAAACCATGAAGGCGCACAAAGGCGTCTCGACGTGGTGCATCGATCACCCGGTGGCGACGATCTTGCTGACGATTGCATTGGTATTGGTCGGGGCAATTGCCTTCCCGCGCTTGCCGATCGCCCCACTGCCGGAGGCGGAATTTCCTACGATTCAGGTCTCGGCGCAGTTACCCGGCGCCAGCCCCGACACCATGGCATCGTCCGTGGCAACGCCGCTGGAGGTGCAATTCAGCGCCATCCCCGGCATGACCCAAATGACCTCCAGCAGTGCGCTGGGCTCCACCCTGCTGACCCTGCAATTCACCCTAGATAAAAGCATCGACACCGCTGCCCAGGAAGTGCAGGCAGCGATCAACACCGCTGCCGGCAAGCTGCCCAAGGACATGCCGACGCTGCCGACCTGGAAGAAGGTCAACCCGGCCGACAGCCCGGTGCTGATCCTCAGTGTCAGCTCGACGCAAATGCCCGGCACCGAACTCAGCGATCTGGTGGAAACCCTGCTGTCGCGGCAAATCAGTCAGATCGACGGCGTAGGACAAATCAACATCACCGGTCAGCAACGTCCGGCAATCCGTGTGCAGGCCTCGGCCGACAAACTTGCGGCGATTGGCCTGACCCTCGCTGATATTCGTCTCGCCATTCAACAGACCAGCCTCAACCTGGCCAAAGGTGCGCTGTACGGCGAATCGAGCATCTCGACGTTGTCGACCAATGACCAGCTGTTCCTTCCGGAGGATTACAGCCAGCTCATCGTTTCCTACAAGGATGGCGCCCCGGTTCACCTGCGCGACGTCGCCAAAGTCGTCAACGGTGCGGAAGATGCCTACGTGCAGGCGTGGGGCGGTGACCGACCGGGGGTCAACCTGGTGATATCGCGTCAGCCCGGCGCGAATATCGTTGAAACCGTCGACCGTATTCAAGCCGCCCTGCCCGGCCTTGAAGCCATGCTGCCGGCCTCGGTGCAGGTGAAAACCCTGATCGACCGCACCCAGACCATTCGCGCCTCGTTGCATGAAGTCGAAATCACGCTGCTGATCGCGATTCTGCTGGTGGTCGCGGTAATGGCGCTGTTCCTGCGTCAGTTGTCGGCGACGCTGATTGTTTCGGCGGTGCTCGGTGTTTCGCTGATTGCCAGTTTTGCGCTGATGTACATCCTCGGCTTCAGCCTGAACAACCTGACGCTGGTGGCGATCGTGGTGGCCGTCGGCTTCGTCGTCGACGATGCGATCGTGGTGGTGGAGAACATCCACCGTCATCTCGAGGCCGGCGATGACCAGCGCGAAGCGGCGATCAAAGGTGCCGGCGAGATCGGTTTCACCGTGGTGTCGATCAGTTTTTCGCTGGTGGCCGCATTCATTCCGCTGCTGTTCATGGGCGGTGTGGTCGGGCGGTTGTTCAAGGAGTTCGCCCTGACCGCGACCTCGACCATCATGATTTCCGTGGTGGTGTCGCTGACGCTGGCGCCGACCCTCGCCGCCCTGTTCATGCGCAAACCGGAACATCACGCCCACGCCAAACCGGGTTTCAGCGAACGTTTGCTGGGCTGGTACGAAAAAGGTCTGCGCCGCGCCCTTGATCATCAGAAGCTGATGATTGGCGTGTTCGGTTTGTCATTGGCGCTGGCGGTTGCCGGATACATTTTCATCCCAAAAGGTTTCTTTCCGGTGCAGGACACCGGATTTGTCCTCGGCACCACCGAAGCCGCTGCGGATATTTCCTACGGCGACATGGTGAAAAAGCACCTGGCGATGGCCGAAATCGTTGCCGCCGATCCAGCGGTGCAGGCGTTTTCCCATTCAGTCGGAGTGTCCGGCAGCAACCAGACCATCGCCAACGGACGTTTTTGGATCGCACTGAAAAAACGCGGTGATCGGGATGTTTCAGCCAGCCAGTTCATTGACCGCATACGTCCACAACTGATGAAGGTTCCGGGCATCGTGCTGTACTTGCGCGCCGGTCAGGACATCAACCTCAGTTCCGGGCCGAGTCGCGCGCAATATCAATACGTGCTCAAGAGCAACGACGGTGCGACCCTGGCGACCTGGACGCAACGCCTGACCGAAAAACTGCGCGGCAATCCGGCGTTTCGCGACATTTCCAATGACCTGCAACTGGGTGGCAGCATCACCCACATCAGCATCGACCGCAGCGCAGCGGCCCGTTTCGGCCTGACCGCCAGCGATGTCGACGAAGCGCTTTACGACGCTTTTGGCCAGCGGCAGATCAATGAATTCCAGACCCAGGTGAATCAGTACAACGTGATCCTCGAGCTGGACACCAAGCAGCGCGGCAAAGCCGAGAGCCTTAACTATTTCTACCTGCGCTCGCCGCTGAGTGGCGAGATGGTGCCGCTGTCGGCGCTGGCCCGATTCGATGCGCCGACCATCGGCCCACTGTCGATTGCCCACGACGGCATGTTCCCCGCGGCCAACCTGTCATTCAATCTGGCGCCCGGCGTGGCATTGGGCGACGCGGTCATCCTGCTCAATCAGGCCAAGGCCGAGATCGGCATGCCTAGCGCAATCAGCGGCAATTTCCAGGGCGCGGCGCAAGCGTTTCAGAGTTCGCTGGCCAGTCAGCCATGGCTGATTCTTGCGGCGCTGGTGGCCGTTTACATCATTCTCGGCGTGCTTTATGAAAGCTTCGTGCATCCGCTGACGATCATTTCGACGCTGCCAGCGGCGGGGCTCGGTGCGGTGATCATGCTGTGGATCTGCGGACAGGACTTTTCGATCATGGCGCTGATCGGGCTGGTGCTGCTGATCGGCATCGTCAAAAAGAACGGCATTCTGATGATCGACTTCGCCTTGGAAGCGCAGCGCCAGCGAGGCCTGTCGCCGCAGGAGGCGATTTTCCAAGCGTGCATCACGCGGTTCCGGCCGATCATCATGACCACCCTCGCCGCCCTCCTCGGCGCGCTGCCGCTGATGCTCGGCTACGGCACCGGCGCCGAGTTGCGCCAGCCGCTGGGGATCGCAGTTGTCGGCGGTTTGCTGGTCAGCCAGATGCTGACGCTGTTCACCACGCCGGTCATATACTTATGGCTTGAGCGGTTGTTTCACAGGCCCAAACCGATGCCCGAAGCGGCTTTGGCGACCACAGACTGAGGCGGGTCATGCGCGTTCTGATTATCGAAGATGAGGAAAAAACCGCGGACTATCTGCACCGC
This window of the Pseudomonas fluorescens genome carries:
- a CDS encoding efflux RND transporter periplasmic adaptor subunit; this encodes MRIQKNKALLATLLIVLAGAGLWYAVKPAPTKLATPTAIPVRVIAVSEKDVPRYTSGIGSVLSLHSVVVRPQIDGILTKILVKEGQLVKAGDLLATIDDRSIRASLDQARAQLGESQAQLQVALVNLKRYKLLSVDDGVSKQTYDQQQALVNQLKATAQGNQASIDAAQVQLSYTQIRSPVTGRVGIRTVDEGNFLRMTDTAGLFTVTQIDPIAVEFSLPQHMLPTLQSLVSDPQRAPVKAYIGADSDGENANLLGEGHLTLIDNQINANTGTIRAKAEFDNASQKLWPGLLVTVKIQTALDKDALVVPPTVVQRGLDQHFVYRVNGDKVEAVQVQMIFQGSGQDIIKGVKAGDVLVTDGQSRLKPGSTVQVMTEPAQVVQAEPKP
- a CDS encoding multidrug efflux RND transporter permease subunit, translating into MKAHKGVSTWCIDHPVATILLTIALVLVGAIAFPRLPIAPLPEAEFPTIQVSAQLPGASPDTMASSVATPLEVQFSAIPGMTQMTSSSALGSTLLTLQFTLDKSIDTAAQEVQAAINTAAGKLPKDMPTLPTWKKVNPADSPVLILSVSSTQMPGTELSDLVETLLSRQISQIDGVGQINITGQQRPAIRVQASADKLAAIGLTLADIRLAIQQTSLNLAKGALYGESSISTLSTNDQLFLPEDYSQLIVSYKDGAPVHLRDVAKVVNGAEDAYVQAWGGDRPGVNLVISRQPGANIVETVDRIQAALPGLEAMLPASVQVKTLIDRTQTIRASLHEVEITLLIAILLVVAVMALFLRQLSATLIVSAVLGVSLIASFALMYILGFSLNNLTLVAIVVAVGFVVDDAIVVVENIHRHLEAGDDQREAAIKGAGEIGFTVVSISFSLVAAFIPLLFMGGVVGRLFKEFALTATSTIMISVVVSLTLAPTLAALFMRKPEHHAHAKPGFSERLLGWYEKGLRRALDHQKLMIGVFGLSLALAVAGYIFIPKGFFPVQDTGFVLGTTEAAADISYGDMVKKHLAMAEIVAADPAVQAFSHSVGVSGSNQTIANGRFWIALKKRGDRDVSASQFIDRIRPQLMKVPGIVLYLRAGQDINLSSGPSRAQYQYVLKSNDGATLATWTQRLTEKLRGNPAFRDISNDLQLGGSITHISIDRSAAARFGLTASDVDEALYDAFGQRQINEFQTQVNQYNVILELDTKQRGKAESLNYFYLRSPLSGEMVPLSALARFDAPTIGPLSIAHDGMFPAANLSFNLAPGVALGDAVILLNQAKAEIGMPSAISGNFQGAAQAFQSSLASQPWLILAALVAVYIILGVLYESFVHPLTIISTLPAAGLGAVIMLWICGQDFSIMALIGLVLLIGIVKKNGILMIDFALEAQRQRGLSPQEAIFQACITRFRPIIMTTLAALLGALPLMLGYGTGAELRQPLGIAVVGGLLVSQMLTLFTTPVIYLWLERLFHRPKPMPEAALATTD